DNA sequence from the Glycine soja cultivar W05 chromosome 18, ASM419377v2, whole genome shotgun sequence genome:
AAGTGGCTAGGGACAGACTACACTCTTGAGCAGAAATATAATCAACTTTTTTAGATTAGTAGATAGCAAAGTTCCCTCATCTCTAGCATGGGTAACTTTAATAATGATAGCTGGGAGTGGGATCTCAGGTGGAGGAGGAATCTATTTGATCATGAAAATGATATAGCTGTGCAGTTTATGGAGGAAATAAGCTCCATTCCTATCCAGAGGCATAGTAAGGATTCTATGGTGTGGCTAGCTGAACCCCACGGGCATTACACTACTAAATCAGCTTACAAGTTCTACACTAAACCCAGTACAACAAACTCAGATGGGAAGATATATAGCATAATCTGGAAGTTGAAAATTCCCCCTCGGGTAGCAGTTTTCTGTTGGAGACTCCTTAAAAATAGACTACCTACCAAGGACAATCTCCTAAGAAGAAACATTACTATCCAGGATCAAAAATGCCCTTTGTGTGGTAATGCACAGGAGGATGTGGGCCACCTATTCTTCAACTGTAATCTGACAAAAGGTTTGTGGTGGGAATCCATGAGATGGATCCGGGTAGTAGGCCCCCTTCCAAGTCACCCAAAGTGCCACTTTACTCAATTATGTGAAGGCTTTGGGAACCCTGTATATCAGGACATAAGGGGTGGATGGTGGAGTGCCTTGACTAGTTCTATCTGGCACCATAGAAACAACCTGATTTTCCAAGGAAGACCTTTTGATCCATATAAAGTTATGGATCATGCTATATACCTAGTTTGGTCCTGGTTCAAGGCTAAAGATAAAGATTTCAATATTAGCTTAAATCATTGGTCTTCAAATATTTCGAATTCCTTTGGATATTCTGCTGGGCTTTCTTAATTCTATTGTATTAGGGTGGGTTATTGGTTGGAGGGTAGCACTTTGGTGCtttgtaacttttatttctGGTACCACTGGTACTAGTTTACCTAttaataatacatatattttgccttccaaaaacaATTTTAGATTGGCACCTGATTCGTAGGACCTATGCTTCTGCTAGTCTGCTGGTTTCTACCTTGTatatttagtacctctggtactcacagttattaatacaaattataattttgctgataaaaaaaaagataatacaagagagagagaatggcagtggcagtcacaacatatatatagagaagggcagcagataaaattacaaaaacattcaacactAACAATGAACAAGTTATGAGAGTTTAAATCACAGTAAATACTTCAAAGATAtcagtccaatgaaacaaaggtcatgtagacaggcatagcataagttacaaatataccagtaatgcatacaacaacaatttcaaattagtttttgaatcaaagatataaatacctgaCTTTGAGGCTTCAAAGATATAATCAAAGCGCTTCCGCAGCAACGCCAATTAGCAGTAGTAAATGATAGCcctaaaaaaaaccatacagaAATTAGCCACAGTGTTTTTAAAGCCTTTTATCAACAATATGACTCTCACTTCATGGTGATAAATTGAATCTCAAAAGACATTATACTGAGAGTGtatttaaaaccttttttagtcattctatcaaacagctcattgacaattttttaagaatacataTCTTATGAATCTAAATGACAGACCTCTATCCCAAATGGAAGTCACTCTTAAGAAATCTCTTCAAGTTCAATTGTGGGAGGCAGCTTATGCATATGAATCTATGTTGAGACAAAAGGCTAGAATTAAGTGGCTAAAAGAAGGGGACAACAACTCTACTTATTTTCACAGATTAATCAatcatagaagaagaaaaaatgctaTTCCAGGTATTTTCATGGATGGTGTGTGGATTCAAGATAAATTACTCTAAAAGCCACTTTGGTTGTTTGGGTAAATCAGCAAGTTGGTGCAGGGAAGCTGCCCAATTCCTTAATTGCAGTACTTTGGAATTTCCTTTTACTTATCTTGGAATTCCAGTTGGGGTGTCCTCTAAGAGCTGGATCGTGTGGCAGCCTATTGTAAGGAAGTTTGAAGTCAAACttgcaaaatggaagcaaagaacTCTATCAATGGGGGGCAGAATCACCCTTATTAATTTGTCCTCTCAACCTTACCTATCTACCTTCTATCCTTCTTTAGGATCCCCAAAAAAGTGGTGCAAAAAATTGTCTCCATCCAGAGAAATTTTCTGTGGGGAAGTCACCAAGAGGCCAGCAAGATTCCTTGGGTGAAGTGGGACAAAGTTTGTCTTCCTAAGAACAAAGGGGGTCTAGGGATTAAAGACTTATCTTTATTTAATGCGTAGGACAAACCCTTGGGGGATGATTAAAGACTTATCTTTTGAAGCAGCAGTTGCATCAAATTGATATTTCAGCCCAGGACAGACCCTTGGGGGATGATGAAGTGCAGACCATGAAGTCCATTCAGCAGGAATTGTGGGAGATTTCTTTTGCTCATGAATCAATCTTGAGACAAAAATCAAGGATCAGATGGCTCAGGGAAGGTGATAATAACACAACCAATTTCCATAAATCTATCAACTTCAGAAGACACTACAATGCAATTCAAGGTATGTTCATTGAAGGCACATGGGTTCAGAACCCAAAATTGATTAAGGATCATGCTGTAAGCTTCTTTTCTGCCAGATTCTTGAGGTAGGAGTTGATTGCCCCATTTTCAGATCTTGATCTTATGGAGGCTGTGTGGAGTTGCAGTGGAGATAAATGTCCTGGGCCGGATGGCTTCAATTTTAACTTCATCAAAGAGTTTTGGGAGATTTTCAAACCATATTTCAGGAGGTTTGTAGATGAGTTTCATGTCAATGGAAGATTTCCTAAGGGTAGTAATGCATCCTTCTTGGCTTTAATTCCTAAAATCAATCACCCATAGTCTTTTGATGACTATAGGCCCATCTCCCTCATTGGCTGTATGTATAAGATCATTGCTAAATTACTGGCCAATAggttaagaaaattattgccTGGACTCATTGATGAGAGACAAACAACTTTCATAAAGGATAGACACATCCTTCATGGAACTTTGATTCTCAATGAAGCAATAGAGGAAGCTAAAAGAAGTAAGAAACCATCTTTGGTGTTTAAGGTGGACTTTGCAAAGGCTTATGACTCTGTTTCATGGAACTTTTTGGATTATATGATGGTCAGAATGGGGTTCTGTCCTATATGGAGGAAATGGATCAATGCTTGCAATCAATCAGCTTCTATATCCATTCTCATAAATGGCAGCCCCTCAAATGAATTTGCCCCCACTAGAGGTTTGAGGCAAGGGGACCCCTTAGCCCCTTTCCTTTTCAATATTGCGGCTGAAGGCTTGACTGGCATGATGAGGACAGCTCTATCCAAAGGTCTGTACAATAGTTATTTAGTAGGAAAGCAGAAGGTGCCAATAAACATTCTGCAATACACAGATGATACTGTCTTTGTGGGAGAAGCTTCATGGGATAATGTGTTTGTCATGAAGGCAATGCTTAGAGGCTTTGAAATGGTATCTAGGTTGAAGATTAATTTTTCCAAGAGCAGTGTGGGGATTTTTGGTGCTGATACCAATTGGGTTCTTGATGCAGCTCACTTTCTCAAGTGCAGGCAGATGGAGATTCCCTTTCAGTTCTTGGGGATTCCTCTAGGGGCTAAGTCTTCTAGCTGCTTGGTGTGGGAacctttcattaaaaaaattgaatcaaagcTGTCTAAGTGGAAGCAGAGAGCTCTATCAATGGCAGCGAAGGTCACATTGATAAATTCAGTGTTAACTGCTCTACCAATTTTTTTACTGTCTTTTTTTAGAATTCCTCAAAAAGTAGCTCATAAAGTGAGATCCTTAGAAAGGAATTTtctgtggggggggggggggctatCAAGACCTCACCAAAATCGCCTGGGTGAAATGGAAAGATATCTGCCTTCCAAAGGAGTTGGGGGGTCTTGGGATTAAGGATATCTCTAGTTTTAATGCTGCCTTGTTGGGTAGATGGTTATGGGCTTTAGCCTCTACACAAGATCAGCTGTGGGCTAGAATTCTTATCTCAAAATATGGTGGCTGGGCAGATCTTAACAATGGCAGTGATACACCTTGGCACTCTCATTGGTGGAAGGATATTCGAAAAGTAAGTAAGCAACCTGAATTTAGCCCTATTCATCAGCATCTGGTTTGGAAGGTAGGGGATGGAAGCATAGTCAAATTCTGGAAGGATAAATGGCTTGGGGTTGATTCAAACCTTGAGCAGCAGTTTAATCAGTTGTTTCTCATCAGTAAACAGCAGACTAGTTCTATCTCCAATATGGGTATCATGTCTCATGGTCATTGGTGCTGGGATTTAAAATGGAGAAGGAACTTATTTGATCATGAACAGGGTGCAGCTGTGGCTTTTATGGAAATCATTAGTAACGTTCACATTCAACCTCAAATGAAGGACACCTTGAGATGGACAACTGAACCTTCGGGTTTATACTCAACTAGGTCAGCTTATAGATTGATAATCACTGCTAACAGCAATCATCCTCAGGCCAATATATACAAGACAATTTGGAGGCTTAACATCCCTTCAAGAGCTGCGATTTTCGCTTGGAGACTTATCAAAAATAGATTACCCACTAGACATAATCTCCTAAGAAGAAATGTCCCCATTCAAGAATAGCATTGCCCCTTATGTGGATCTCATCAAGAGGAAGCTGGGCATCTATTTTTTCACTGTAAATTGACTAATGGTCTTTGGTGGGAATCAATGAGGTGGAAGCAAGTGGTTGGACCCCTAGCAGCTTCTCCAACAGCTCATTACACTCAATTCTATGATGGCTTTGGTGctgggaagaatcaaaacagATGGCACAGATGGTGGATTGCTTTAACAAGCTCAATATGGAAGAATAGGAATCTCCTCATATTCCAAGGCAAAAGATTTGAAACACCAAAAGTCAAGGAGGATGCTTTATTCCTTTTGTGGTCATGGTTGAAGTCTAGGGACAAAAATTTCTGCACTTCCTTTAACTATTGGTCGTCTAATCTTGGAGACTTCTTTGCCTAaattaggttctcttgtattTGTGGGGGGTTTTGTTGTTCTAATCCTGTAATGGTGGGCGGTTTTAGATGCACTGCATCTATGTAAATCACCAGTAGTACTTTTGGTGCTGCTGTGTCCTATtatgattaatatataaattatcttttgcttttcaaaaaaaaaaatttaatgcggCTTTACTTGGCAAATGGGGGTGGCAGCTGGCTAACAATCAAGACCAGCCTTGGTCTAGAATTTTAATCTCTAAGTATGGTGGGtggaaggagttgatttgtggTGGAAGGAGGAATTTCACTTCCCAATGGTGGCAGGATTTGAAGAGTATCTTCCAGCAGCATCACAATGAATGCTTAActgataatttaaaatagagAGTGGGAAGGGGGTCCAGCATCAATTTCTGGAAGCATAAATGGATGGAGGACAACTGTACTCTCCAAGGAAAATATCCCCAgttatatttaataagtaaaCAGCAGAATTCATCAATCAATTATATGGGAGATTTTGTGGAGggtaggtgggaatggaagttaTCATGGAGAAGGACTTCCaaatgcactttaatttctggtCAACCAATCTAAAGGATGTTCTTTCTTAGAGGGGATGGGTTTGTATTTTTGTGGGCTATATTCGGTCTCTCCTAATGGGATGCAGATTGTAATTGTCTTGCTTTTTAACTTTGTATcttcagtacacctagtactcaatttcatatataatatattgatttttgctgtgcaaaaaaaaatgtgtctttGTAATCtgtagtaccactggtacttctaattatcaatataaattatctttgcaattcaaaaaaaattattaaacagaACAGTACCACAGgtactgaaaataaaagatacaagACACAAAAGTGACACCTtccaaaaagcaaaacaaacccAACAATAACCCAGCACAAGGACCCCAATACATATAATCAGAAATTTAACCAAAGGCCATCATAAGCACCTTTTGAGGTTCAAAAGGAATGCCATGAAACAGCAAGGAATTCCTAAGCAATCACCAgacctttctatttctattttttacacatttaaaactcaaacatataaaataaaaactatataacaaactaacaaagataaagacaaaaaaaaaggaaatataaactcACCTCAGTTGGTGCTGCTGCCCATCATTTCACTTTCACAACAAATAGGAATCATGTACCTGCATGGAAGAAATAATCACACAACACACAATGATCAGAATAAGcaaatgcatataattaagcatgatacaatatcaatattcatggaagtaacaatgacttgtcaaaaatttggatgaaattcaatatgtaaatcaaagctttgtccctgaaaccctctgtgtaaatcaaagctttgtCCCTGAGACTGATAAGGTTGCTAGTGAACATACAGCAGATTTAACAGCTGTGTTGGGAAAGGACAATATTGACTCATGaatattttatcctttaacTCTAGAGGGTTGGGTAGTGGTGTCAAGTGGTCAGCCATCAGAAAAATGACCTTGACCAACAATCTTGATGTTCTATGTATCCAAGAAACAAAAATCGAAGCCATTGATAGGAGGATATGTCCATATTTATGGGCTGACTATAATGTTGCCTCGGAATATGCCCCTTCAATTAATCCCACTCTATTTTTAATAAGCAATCAGCAGACCTCCTCAATTAATTCTATGGGGAATTTTGTGGAAGAGAGATGGGAATGGAAGCTAACATGGAGAAGGAACTTTTTTTACCATGAAATTGACATGGTAGCTGATTTTATAGCTGACATCGAGTTAGGACACATCAATCACTCCAGCAGGGATTTCCTTTGTTGGAAGTCTGATCCTAATGGCCTATATTCCATAAAGTCTGCTTACAAAGTGTTGCAGGAGGGTCATGCTAGTGCTATTGAGGATAGGGTTCTTAACATCATGTGGAGTCTGAAAATTCCCCCAAGAGCTAATGCTTTTTCATGGAGATTATTCAAGAACAAGCTCCCTACTAGGGATAATCTTAGAAGGAGGCAAGTGTCATTGCATACATATAGTTGCCCCTTATGTGACCTTGAAGAAGAATCTGtcaatcatctttttttttcaactgtTCCAAGACTAGGAGTCTCTGGTGGGAGCCTATGAGATGGGTTAATAGAGTGGGTCCCTTCCCCACTGACCCAAAGAATCATTTTCTGCAATTCTCTCAGTGGAATAGGCCAACCTACACAGTCAAGAAATGGGAATTTCTCTGGATAGCTTTGTCAGTGTCCATTTGGCATCACCGAAATGGCATGATTTTCAATAATCAGCCTTTTAATCCATAAAAGGTCATGGATGAGGCTCTATTCCACACCTGGTCCTGGCTCAAGTGTGTGGAGAAGGGTTTCCAATCGCATTTTAATTTCTGGTCAACTAATCTGAAGGAGGCTTTTCTTAAAGGGGTTGGGTTTGCTTTGTATGTTGTCCTATCTACCGTTTCTCCCTAGTGGGGTTTAGGCTCTTTTTGCCTTGTATTCCTATCTTATtttcagtacacctagtactgatctttatatataatatattgatttttgctgtgcaaaaaaaaaaagctttgtcCCTGAAACCCTCTATGTAAATTTGACAGCCTCTTGTCTCCCTTCCTGAAAACCCACTAAAAACTGCCTAACCCCCTTGCTGTTACTCCATAATTTATTCTGCAATAACTGCGTAAGGCAGTTACATATGGTCCTAAATCACTACACATTCAGTTACGATTAACCCTTTGTGCCTAACTAGGGTTTCGAAACATCACAACAAAGACAcaccattgaacaatggattttcatcattaacatacaacagagacataccttcgatggaagcgcagacacgaactccacaaacgcgaactcgacaatgtggttgcagtcacggaagcACAGCCCAGTTTGCGACAAACACGAACTAAGGCAGAAGGAGAACCAACAATAAAGCCCTGGGTTAAAACGAtgaacgcctaatgttaaaacgacAATGTCTAATGCTAAAAcgaaaggacgtacctcaatgGATAAGTGCCAAAGACGATCTCCataatgtggttgcagtcacggaagcgcAGGCGACTTTGAcacaaggagaaagaagaagaacgatagggttcaagcgcaaggagaaagaagaagaacgatagggttcaagcgcgggttgtgcaatttcagaagtttaatttataatgataacaacatcggttttttaaaactaaccgatgttaacatcaactacgtaacatcggttataataaaaccgatgttaacatcgactcgataacatcagtttttacaaaaccgatgttaacaatggcatactaacatcggtttttccaaaaccgatgttaactactccatagtaacatcggttattaaaataaccgatgttactatggagtagttaacatcggttttggaaaaaccgatgttaactaagtctacttatttacaaaaatgccaccacgctttcgttaacatcgattttagctataaccgatgttaattagGCGATGTAGAAAActgtttttttagtagtgattgtAACACCCctagttattattataatttctcttaatttatttGTGAAATTATGAAGTGaaggaattaatttaaaatgaattgtcCAACATctcttttgaaaataatgaataatttttcccattgaaaaaaaaaatattatcgaaGACCTTTCAAAACGATAAGTCATATTAAGATAATACTCGTTACATGTAAAGTAAGGCGTTCGTcaacatcatattttttaatatgaaataacttttaatttataacataCTTTATTTCTATTAAACCAAATCCAAAACAATAAAAGCTTATTTGCAAATTCTCAATATACCTCGTTAAACAACTACACTATCAATTATAACACAAATTTACATGCTTGAAATTATATACTTAATACATCTGAGTCACATACGAAGAATGATAACAACATGAGATTTAAACCTAATCTATCCTCCTTTGTTCGAGAAAAGAATGAGACTCAGAGCAATAACTCAAAGAAAACCCAATCCTTATATACCTATTTCAAAACTCTTGAGGCACCATCAGTAAATCCTTATTTCTCTCGAACAAGTACAACCACCTCTTTAGTGCTTGTCATAGCTTTCCCATCCAATCTTCATTGTTGGCATCAAGTCCTTCATCTTTCTCTGAAAAACAAAGAGTGTATGAAGTGAGTCATCTATCTCCTCTAAAACTGCAAGTAAACAACCTTATGATCACAAAGATACATACTAACCCATATGATGTGGTCCTCTCATGGTCTCACTTGCAATCTTATTCACATTTCTAGCAATTTCTTAACTTATCATATTACAGGCCCGCTGCCATTGGAACTTCCAAAACATAGTGGTTTTACACAATTTAAGTTGGATGACTATTGGGAGTACACCCCTTATCATAGTACAACGATGAAGTTCTCACCAACACAATTATGGCTTGCATTTGTCAGGTTGCTAAGTTGGAATTGTGGAAGTGCAACCACAAACTCGGTGCCACACCCCCAAGAAACAACAAGTCAGCAATCTATCCCTCAAGTACCACCCCGTGTGGTCATCTAATCTCTGAGGACTGACTTCTCAACAACTTTCCTCACTAGGATTGTCTTAATTTGCCCCTGTGGGATTCTTCAATCACATGTACTTGGTGGTGGTTGGAGAACAAAACTTGAGCTTAAGGCCTCAcctttgactcttcaacacaaAGATCGAAAATCACCACACTAGGTGATTATTCCAACCCCATCTCTCATCATTAACACTTAACAGTAGAACTTCCCATGTGACTACTTTCATGCTTACTTCTTCAACTGGTGTCCATAATTTTCCTTGTGTTCCTCGTGTTGTATGTCATCTCGATGTGCGACGTCATGAATATAACGTATCTACCACGACATTAAACCATTCCAAACACCATTAGGGAAAGAGGACTTCTCCTTCTTTCTGTCTAACTAAGACATTAAACCATTCCAAACACATTACAACACACAAGCAAATGCCCAAGGCATCCTTACATATTTCGATGAATTGAATCCATGTCTGATCTCAAGTTTTATTAAGTTTTATGCAATCCATTCTCcaaattttgaaatatgaagtttaatattcaaatgatcaaagttgaaaaaatgcacacacatggcctctatttatagcctaagtgtcacacaaaattggagggaaatttgaatttcaattcaaatttcacttgaatttgaaattcaatttgtggagccaaaatttcactaattatgattagtgaattttagatatggttcagcccactaatttaagatcaagtccaagattctccactaagtgtgcttaggtgtcatgaggcatgtaaagcatgaaggacatgcacaaagtgtgactatatgatgtgacaatagggtgtagcaagcaaatgctcacctccccctctaaaatttaattggattgggcttctcccaattcaattaaatttatttcaacccacacacatcaaatattcacttaatgcatgtgaaattacaaaactacccctaatacaaaaaactagtctaggtgccctaaaatacaagggctgaaaaatcctacatttctagggtaccttacctatattatggaaccctaaatacaaggcccaaaaataatgaaactgtaatctaatatgtacaaagataagcgggctcatacttagcccatgggcccaaaatctaccctaaggctcatgagaatcctagggccttctcttgcatctctgacccaatctttttggagtcttctatccaatgcccttgtggggtaggattgcatcattccatcccccttgaaaaggatttgacctcaaatcccgaggttcttgaaactttgGGCTTTTTTCcgcaacacctgtaaaaagaacaaaaacatatgtattagtggcggtgtttagtatgttgaagtaaggtaaggtctgaaaacccatttcctgggcatcttcccatgaaggaacatggttcctcaccaactcaatgagtggtgctacaagtataaaaatatatgggacaaaccttttgtaaaagtttgttaagtcatggaagccccaaatttttcttatacttggtggagtgggccactcag
Encoded proteins:
- the LOC114397238 gene encoding uncharacterized protein LOC114397238; amino-acid sequence: MGNFNNDSWEWDLRWRRNLFDHENDIAVQFMEEISSIPIQRHSKDSMVWLAEPHGHYTTKSAYKFYTKPSTTNSDGKIYSIIWKLKIPPRVAVFCWRLLKNRLPTKDNLLRRNITIQDQKCPLCGNAQEDVGHLFFNCNLTKGLWWESMRWIRVVGPLPSHPKCHFTQLCEGFGNPVYQDIRGGWWSALTSSIWHHRNNLIFQGRPFDPYKVMDHAIYLVWSWFKAKDKDFNISLNHWSSNISNSFGYSAGLS